gctgaattcacagtcTGCATTTCTACTATGTTTGGAAATTATAATAATGCCCTGCAGTTTATTCACTCAATGGAAATGTATAAGCTACTGGGGGCACAGAAAGTGATAATCTATAAAACCAACTGCAGCCAACTGATGGAAAAACTCCTGCAGTATTATATCACAGAAGGTACTGTGGAAGTGATCTCCTGGCCCATCAAAGACTACCTAAATACTTCCAGCAAGTGGCATTATTCAATGGATGCCAAAGACATTGGCTACTATGGACAGATTACAGCATTAAATGACTGTATCTATAGAAATATGTACACAAGCAAGTATGTACTGCTCAATGACCTTGATGAAATAATTCTACCTTTTAAACACTGGAACTGGACCACAATGATGGAATATCTCCAAGAGCAAAACCCAAATCatggtgtttttctttttgaaaatcatATTTTCCCCGTAACTGTGTCCACTTCAGATTTTAACATTCTATCATGGCATAATGTACCAGGAGTTAACATACTGCAGCACATTTACAGAGAACCTGACAGGCCAAACGTCTTCAATAACCGGAAAATAATCCTCAATCCCAGGATAGTTTATCAGACTTCTGTTCACTTAGTTCTGAAGCCCTCTGATGCGAACCTGAAAGTGTCCAGTGACATTGCAATTATTTTTCATTGCCGAGAACCTCACCAAGCACACCTACCCAAGCAATCCTTAATTCGAGATGCAACTATCTGGAAATATAGCTCCTTGCTAATTAGGAATGTTAATCATGTTCTTAATGAAACCATGTTTTCTCAAGTGGTAGCAAAGCAGGAGGGATAAGTTTCTTTAATCCATAGATATGCACAATACAATACATATAACCTAAAGAGCCCCCTGTATTCCAAGAAATTTCTTGGAATATTGGGGGCACTTTGGGTTATATGTATTGTATTGTGCATACTATGGATTAAAGAAACTAAAGTGATTTATAATGGAGTGTTTAATTAAAGAACAGTGAATACGGGTGGGAGTGATTATGTGATTGTACTCTGTTTTAAGAATTCCCTTTACTGACTAATTCTTTTAGATAAGCCATGCTGATCTGGGCCAAGGTCAGTCACAAGTGTCTGGCAATTCCTGTATAGCTGAAAACAATCTGGAGGGCAGAGGAGTTTCTGGGACCTGGTTTACACTAATACCAATGTGGTTTTAATCTTTCTTATTAAGGGGTTAATTTTTATAAAGTTTGCCTTTGCATGGGACATATACAAGTAGAAAGTAGCTATCCAGCAATCTAGCACCAATTTTAACATGATACATGCAGAAGCATTTCTGGGGTCATAGTTGAAATGTATATGCATTATTATATGAAGAGGTACTAGCAGCACTAAACTTGAGTTCACATAAAAGGGAGGGGGTCTTTGGGATgtagggatccaagatggcgacggcatGTAATTGGTGAGAGTTGCTCGTTTTCACCTTACAATAATGCCGAAAAGACGGGGTAAAACAATGGCTCGAGTCCCAACATTGTCAAACCCTTTACCTGTAGGTCCTATGGACCGGTATGTGAGCACTCCAGGACAGAGCCAACGGGTTACGGGCGAAGCTGTTGGAAGTGCCGGCGTGTTGCAGGATCTTTCGGCACTTTCAAGCCTGGAGACAACTTTAAGCCCTAACCAGAAAACTCCTCCTGTGCAGCCGCCAGTGACTAGCTCCCCCCTTGTTGGGCTGACAGGAAGTGTGCCGAGGAGCTTCTCTCCTGAGACTGGGGCTCCTGTACTATCCAAGGGGGTTAGAGACGGGCAGAGTTTCCTGTCCCAATCAAGCAGTCTGGTGTTAGAAGCTGCAGGAATGCAAGAAACAGAGTTCCAGAGTCCTTTACGAACCTCACTATCAGCACCAGAGTTTGTATTGAAGAAGCCAGCAGAGGTAACTCTGGACTCCCTTTGGGACCTTATCTCTCAATTTATGattaccatgaggcatattttcaaagcactttgggaggctaagttccataggtttctatggaactttgggaggctaagtgctttgaaaatgagcctccatgtcTGTTAAAAGTAATGATTTTTCTGAAAAAGTAATTTCTATTGAAAAAATAACTCTGGTAAATGAAGCTGATATAAAAGAGATCAATGAAAAATTGGAGAAGTTAGAGACTAAAATTACATCTACTATAGAAGTTCAAACGGTAATGATGAAAGATTTAAGTAATTTGAGAAGGAAAGCGGAGGTGTTTGAAAACTACACTCGAAACAACAATATAAGActgattaattttcctaaatcgAGATTTATATCACCAattgatatgttgaaacgttACCTGTGAGAAAATTTAAATATTCCTGAGGAAAATTATCCACCATTCAGTCAAGTTTTCTATATTCCACAGAAGAATACCCCACAAACTGGAAGAGATTTAACAGATTTATCAGCACTTCTGGAAACCTCCGAATTGGAACAAATACAGCCTGCTACTTTGGTAGCCACTTTAGTTCTAACTCCTGACAAAAATTGGctctttaaattattttttaaaaaccgaGAGAAGCTTTTTCTCGGCTTGAAGGTAAACCTGTTTCCAGACATAGCCAAGGAAACGCAAAAGCGTTGTAAGGAGTTTCTTTTGCTGAAGCCAGCTATACTTCAATTAGGAGGGACATTTCATCTacagtttccctgtaaatgtgttgttagACTGAGTCAAGTAAAATATGTATTTCTGGAATCTCAACAATTAACAACATTTATATCAGCTAGAATACCGATAGCTGGAGTTTAAATTTTTGCTCTGTTCGTATATGCCGCATATTTTGATTTAGAGACTTGTGACAATCCTGCATTTGATTCTTGGATCCCCTTATTTTTGGACTTGAGTGTTTATTTCTTTAAATTTATTTCACTTTGTACTGTTGGTGTTGTAACTTAACACTTTTCTTAAACAAGATTTTTTTCTTGTAAAGTAATTTGAAATATCAATATAAAAAAGGGAGGGGGTCTTTTGCTGAAGTGtgtttaatttttgctgttaaagtacaatttcaaaaaaaaaaagtgcaaaagcCTGGGGTAGGTAGATGCAAAGTCTGTGTGctaattcttggggggggggggggggggggatgcctgcCCTGTTTTCTGCAATTAATGCATGGACATGAGCATTAGAATTCCTAGAACCTagttacaattatttatttattgagatttattatccgcctttatgaagagattcactcacgGCAGTGCACAGCAGGTTCAGCTTAACATAAATTAGTACAGCTGCACTTAGCACTATTGAGGAGATGTTAAGTGAAGCTAAGCCAACTGCACCACATACAGCACATGTTAACTGCTATATActatagtcatactgggtcagaccaatggtccatctagcccagtatcctatattcccaaacagtggtcaaaccaggtcacaagtacctggcaaaaacccaagctCATTCTCTGCCTATGGCCTGCTTAGTTCCCACCCCAActgggtctttttacaaagtggcagtaagcccaataccactcactaaaagggaagtaccgctgggctactgcagcagcttggcagtagttcccaaccaCAGTgcagcgccggtgtgtacccagagGTAATTGTGTAGTGCTGCGCACTGCCTAGTTACCactaggttagcatgggagcccttaccgctacctcaatggctgtgtggcaagtcaGCCattgcctgaaaaaaaaaacggacttgccttttacctgctgtgataaaagggagcctcggtgcatgtcaaaaacacacgtgGACGCAagtgaggcccccttttgctgcagctttataaaagggaaATTAGTATGTTCAAGCTACAAACCCACTACCTTAGCAGTTGGCATGCTTGTGAGATAGCTCTTAATATggaaattagcacatgttaaGCTCTTAATGCACTTTATAATGATCCCCCAGAGGGCCAACGACAAAgtaatgaaaaattacaagaaaaaaAGACCCAATGTTGCCATGTTTCACAAGAGCTGGCTGTCTTAATGGTTTTAAAAATCTGAAGATAAACTATGAAATGGATAAATCATATGGCCACACACCAAAAACTTAACATAAAGTGTATGCAATCAAGAATATATATTAGAAATATAAGaccaaagcaaaataataataaaggtgcTAAAATGAAACTATCTGTATATGCCAATAGTTAGGGCTCTGATAGTTTGTGTCcagcattttctgtttagtgCTATGTGattagtgagttgacaacacacatacaagtaggactcctcattttgcattcactacttggtgtatttattgacccctgatgcagacgcttttttagcgtcgaaacacggcctgtgtcgggtcgttatctttgatataataaagactgttggactcacgtctccagtggtgaatcatctattagtctctactttttcCTTCTGTAATAGTTAGGGCTGGGCACATATCTCAAAAAACGTTTACTTAAATGGCAATAAAATTCTTTTAATGAGGacaataatgcaaaaaaaaaaaaaataataatccagAGATTGATCCTTAGTTGTACTGCATGGTTCTTAGTAAAAGTAGTGACAAAAACACATCCACTCTCCATCTTTATAATTCTCATTTTGCATGTTTCTTAACAAAATAAGAACTATGTCATTGACTGAAAAGCAACATTAAAAAATTGTGAAAAACCACAAAATACATAACAAAAGGGTGTCAAAAGGATTATTAGTATCGCTTGTATCTTGAATATTAAATCTTTTCTGTAGGTCTTCCTCCTTGTAAGCtgtgtagagcagggactgtctcttcatgttcaagtgtacagcgctgcgtacatctagtagcgctatagaaatgatgattagtagtagtaaactacCAAATGTCTAGATCTGTAAAAACATGTGCAATATATTCTGCTATTTTGAAATATCTTCAATCGATGTAACATTATCAGAAGTGTAagtcaccaaggggtccttttttactaagctgcactaaaaaatggccttagcaaatCCTTACATAGGTCTTTTCTGCGCACTAACgtcatttttttttgtgcagctgcaaaatggccagttttccaaattaatggccatatgctaaccctccattgcctcaggtacaaacttagattgtgagccctcctgggacagtgaaacatccagagtacctgaatgtaactcaccttgagctactactgaaaaaggtgtgagcaaaatctaaataaataaataatgttcccATTAGGACTTTCactaatcacaccctctccaaaagacattacacgatgtgatactcgcaagcgagccttctccggagtagcccccacactctggaatgcactgcctgagaggctgcgcttaacacaagaccacctgtacttcaggaagcaggtgaaagcttagctcttcaaccaggcctttaatggaagaagtaactaactcgttagtctcactcacacacaaggagtgactcaggctgcatatactgcagcaggacatgtttatccactcctaccctagctgacataatatttaaccatttctatgacctcatgtgcaactttctttaaatcaatcaccttactttctaactcttcctactttcttacctatctatatgttgctTTACCATTCACTAtcaatgttctattacgtattatgttgacattgtaaatagttcaCTAGGATTGAAAATACTTGTTATTTGGATTttctcctgaagaagcagcgaaacagATGGGTCCCTTTACTGTCGAGAAAGATTCTATGTGAAATTAAATAGAGATCCGGTTAGGGGATCAAAGAGGATTAAAGACCAGGGCATTCTCGCTGTTTTTCACTGGTAGAAGCAACATTGGTTAAATTGTGAACGATTCAATCTTTACCTTCATCTCAAGCTTCTTTACCTTCATCTCAAGCTAAGTACAACACAGACTTTAGAATTGTTTGTACAGATGGAAATATATCAACTTTAAGCCACGATTGCTTTCAGTATAATAGCTAATATGAGATAGAAATACTAAACACGTTATGTTTCATTTACAAGCTGAAGTGAAAATAGATGATACTTTATGTTCTGTGATACTACGTATAGATATTTTTAAATCTTTGTATTGGAATATAGTATTGCTTTTTAAGCACTCAACTCCTCCAAAGGGGCACCACCTtctagtggtggaggggcttctgtgttttaatgactcagagggctatgctgaagggctacccatatcagacaggcttataaggagaaaccagacaaagaatgtcccaaactgggagagtggtgagatggtgacctggagttcgtatgcccaacggcccagctgccctctgaggttctgtcttctttatgtaaatttcctctctgcaattgcattttccttaactgagaggaagggaacaaccggcagtcagccgctgatggccagtgttttgtcccctaagcagcaagtgcgggaccactgcgcatcgaactgcccacagatgaaaggtttggcgagtcctttgattagcaccggcgaaggagcACTGAccctcttggacctggaaaaacaactccatcgctcccgaattattcaaccaccatgtccaaaggagtggaggagtgagttagaggcatatgctgaaacggaggatggtttacagcagaacccaaatcggcggaaccactcctaaacacctcaagagaaatcatcttgttggcttccgtggaggttacattgaataccatctggaaggcgcttcgggcggtagtaaataactttgtttcagatatgatcttattggagagttgcatggacaatttgactgaaccctctgagagtgaaaaaattgatatgacagatgaagttctgtacaagcaagaagtggttacgatcgtgaaaatgataatggaccagaaactttgaataataaggtggatgtttttgtggatgattaatgtcgagattattgtttttcccagagttccaggtatgactcctaaagttttcctcagaaatatttccttaattattacttcgaaaggagtgaagcctgtgaaaactgggattgcattaatcagtgggatttgaattagagacttgagtatatgtctcagtaaataatttctggtttttaaaagagagagaatgtaatcagatgtattatttctaactaaaacctggacaataagtatattctcgatgaaatgaattgactatacgccatatttggtcttgaggaagccaaccagatgatcaatgtggaattaTGTATTAGATgcgtaatatctggggataatcaggttaataccatgttttcttttttctgtttactgtttaattgatctccttgtcttatttcactctccctatttttcttcactttgtggtctaagaaagagaaagattgtatataatccatatatctagttgtattaatgtgcaatcatctctgtattactgtttgcaagtgacccttgtaaaatgaaaaattataaataaatgatttaaatacaaaaaaaagcactcaaATCATATACAGTTATCACCCCTCCTTCCGTTTTTTTTACTACAGACGTTTTCTTCCATTATTAAAGATTCTTGGAAGTTTTTTACTCTGTAGTTGTTTTTTGGATAgaggaggagcctatgatgttagCTATTACAGTTGGTGTCCTACtttaaaggtaccctgggcttttgaggctATTGTTTTTTAATAAACGTAAATGTTTGAAATGAGTGCTTGATTTGCAATTGATTATCAGAGTATTGTTGGATAATTTGATAGTTTCTGTTTTTTGTactctgtacagtttttgattttTTGATTGCATATAATATACCATGCCatagtttgtattgtttttgaatatttttactgctgtaattgtctattgctcatgtttgatttattcttactgtataccgccttgagtgaattccttcaaaaaggcagtaaataaatcctattaaataataaaaataactaaTTAGTGTGCGACCATTAACAAAACCTAGCATGTGAGCATGGAccaacatctattttgtaggtgggaaGGACTCACgagctaatcctgtgctaatcagtgcacGATAATGCAATCAGGCTGATTAGCTTATAAATGCCCACTCTTTAAGAGCCCCCcccatgaaaaaaaatattttttattacctGGTTTGTGTGTGCACAATGCAAATTCACTGTGGGATGCCTCACTGTGTCCCATGGTAAGCatgcagcttggtagaaggacccCCCAAGTAACTTCCACAAATAAATGGTGTTTGTCTCAAGAGGGAACCCTAGAAGCTGGCGCattcaaaaacacattttatttggGAATATTAATAGTGTAAAAATGTTAACAAACTGTAAatccagcacaggccacttttcttAATCATGCTAGAATTGTCATGCTACAAAATTGTAACAAGTCATCTTACATTACCTCCATGGATAGTACATCCCCTTAATACAAAGCTAAAGCTTGCCTAGtataagtttaaaataaaaaaataatgcacGGGACACATTACCTGCACAATGTCATGTTTTAACCTATATATTATAATGAAACTAATGTGTCAATCTGATAATATAATACTGCTTAGTATTATGTTATTATCAGATCGACACAGTAGTATTGCAACTTCATATAACCCCAGATTGTAGTAGATCATCTACCACATTTACAGTGATCAATCCCATCCAAGGGCACAGTTTATTCTTTGCATCAGTTTTCCAACTGTAAAACTGGGAACATAGTATATTTCATCATCTGCCTATGTAATCTTAAGTGCATAAGGAATGCTAAGTATAAATTTGAATTGTATATAAGAACAGGTGCTGCATAAACAAATGGATTAAAGAGGGGCTTTGATAACACATCCAGTGACATCATCAAAAGGGGTGGACTGTGGCTTGGGCAGAGTGATTGGGGCATGAGCGAAGAGGAAATAGGGTTAAGGCAGATATTCAATTTTGATTGGCTGACTATCCAGAAGTGAGTGTGGCATCTGCCAATTATGTAAATTAGCTTTGACAAAAGGTAAATAAAACTTATACTACTCCTTtcgctatgcacccaagcatccttctttcTTTTGTCATTATCTTTTCTGCCTATTTAattgacttggaggggcataatcgaaacgcCGGCGAACTCAGAATTTGGCCGGCTTCATATAGGCGGGTGAAAACAGGCAggaataattaaaaataatatgGCCGGCCATAAACGTACCATTATCGCGATCGAGGCCGGCCAAATTTGATTTGGGCAAAGCATAGTAAAAACGCCGCCATGAAACATTCGATTTTCGCGGTTCCAACCGGCCAAATCAGGGCTGGCCAAAATATACTAAGAATACGGTACTTGAGAAATGTTACTGTACTTGATATTTTTCATTGTTCCGTAAATTTTCCCTGtatctggatgtccgcaactgcaTTGTACTTGCGGatcatgcagctatgggaaatatattgTGTATGAAGTTCACATTTGTGATAATGATCCATTTATGAAAACTCCCATATAAGGGGAACTCCGCACGTAGGTCCCGCACGCATGACAGCAATGCGTCACAGACGGCCATGCGTCATAGCCAACCACGTGTGGAGCCATTGTTCATGGCGAGACGTGCACATGCTGACCTATCCATATATGGAATGGCGATCCATATATGGAGCCTTGCGTGTAAGAGCGGCCATCACGCATGACcggccatataaggcgatgcacgtggTCCCATTTTCACTGACAAATATGTTGATGCGAAGGGAGCCGAACTTCTCTGTTGCAGAGAACCTGCTCTTAGTTCATCTCTGTGTCAAGCACAGGCATGCTCTCTTCCCCTACCAACACCTGCCCCCCATGGCTATCTGCCTCAGAACCTGGACCGAGATCAGGGACAGGTTACACAGGTAAGTGTTTCAgccccccctcctgtagctacatatataacagctccgtcagtAGTGTAAGCACAAACtagagtctgcattcaagggtaatcaatGATATGTGTACATGCACAATCATTAATAAAATGTAGGTAGTAGAAATTAAAATCATTGCCACATCCCTACAATTCTGCACACAAAGGTTCTCTCTGTCttcacatcccctcccccccccaagtgttCTGAATCTTTTC
This is a stretch of genomic DNA from Microcaecilia unicolor chromosome 6, aMicUni1.1, whole genome shotgun sequence. It encodes these proteins:
- the LOC115473303 gene encoding uncharacterized protein LOC115473303; translated protein: MCCSKRKVILVVIILTTSMFTWMLYKQRKHLPLMIKPKNHYCNKESANAAITPLKDGRTFIISPYFDTRHNILRVLAIIHHKEVKELYCLFCCGSNRNNHSVMAIIDLHSDRFGFPYGTADLLCSIPMNCDAKYVSIHPFPEGDIEQMPTFKIKNREPTALSAEFTVCISTMFGNYNNALQFIHSMEMYKLLGAQKVIIYKTNCSQLMEKLLQYYITEGTVEVISWPIKDYLNTSSKWHYSMDAKDIGYYGQITALNDCIYRNMYTSKYVLLNDLDEIILPFKHWNWTTMMEYLQEQNPNHGVFLFENHIFPVTVSTSDFNILSWHNVPGVNILQHIYREPDRPNVFNNRKIILNPRIVYQTSVHLVLKPSDANLKVSSDIAIIFHCREPHQAHLPKQSLIRDATIWKYSSLLIRNVNHVLNETMFSQVVAKQEG